A portion of the Bacillus sp. es.034 genome contains these proteins:
- a CDS encoding F0F1 ATP synthase subunit epsilon, whose product MKTLKVNIVTPDGPVYDSEVEMVSTKAQSGELGILPGHIPMVAPLQIGAVRLKKGGNTELVAVSGGFLEVRPEQVTILAQSAETAEAIDVQRAKEAKGRAEDRMQAQQDDVDFRRAELALKRAMNRINVSERNF is encoded by the coding sequence ATGAAGACATTAAAAGTCAATATTGTCACTCCCGATGGCCCAGTGTACGATTCAGAAGTGGAAATGGTGAGCACGAAAGCTCAAAGCGGTGAGCTTGGAATCTTACCTGGACACATTCCGATGGTTGCTCCACTACAAATCGGTGCGGTTCGCCTGAAAAAAGGTGGCAACACTGAGCTTGTAGCTGTCAGTGGCGGATTTTTAGAAGTTCGTCCTGAACAGGTGACAATTCTAGCACAGTCTGCTGAAACAGCAGAAGCTATCGATGTACAACGCGCGAAAGAAGCAAAAGGCCGTGCTGAAGACCGCATGCAGGCACAACAGGACGACGTAGATTTCCGTCGTGCCGAACTCGCTCTGAAGCGTGCCATGAACAGAATAAACGTTTCCGAACGTAATTTCTAA
- a CDS encoding DUF1146 family protein, which produces MVESFGQQALVSMLVHLFVFGITFWALQAIQLDKLLKKNRVAQGRLLYVLLTVAIGSAVSRFLLDYYLWSQSLPVFFE; this is translated from the coding sequence GTGGTGGAAAGCTTTGGTCAACAGGCCCTAGTCAGCATGCTTGTGCATTTATTTGTATTCGGGATCACGTTCTGGGCTTTGCAAGCCATTCAGCTGGACAAGCTCCTGAAGAAGAATCGGGTCGCACAGGGGAGACTATTGTATGTCCTACTAACGGTCGCAATCGGGTCAGCCGTCAGCCGTTTTTTACTGGATTATTACCTATGGTCTCAGAGCTTGCCGGTTTTCTTTGAATAA
- the atpA gene encoding F0F1 ATP synthase subunit alpha → MSIKAEEISALIKKQIENYQSEMKVSDVGTVIQIGDGIARAHGLDNVMAGELVEFSNGVMGMAQNLEENNVGIIILGPYTDIREGDEVRRTGRIMEVPVGQELVGRVVNSLGQPVDGLGPIATTKTRPIESGAPGVMDRKSVHEPLQTGIKAIDALVPIGRGQRELIIGDRQTGKTSVAIDAILNQKDQDMVCIYVAIGQKESTVRNAVETLRKHGALDYTIVVTASAASPAPMLFLAPYAGITMAEEFMHSGKHVLVVYDDLSKQASAYRELSLLLRRPPGREAFPGDVFYLHSRLLERAAKLSDAKGGGSITALPFVETQAGDISAYIPTNVISITDGQIFLQSDLFFSGVRPAINAGLSVSRVGGSAQIKAMKKVSGTLRLDLAAYRELEAFAQFGSDLDKATQAKLNRGARTVEVLKQDLNKPLKVEKQVMIFYALIKGHLDDIPVVDIRRFESELLSWLDHNHTELLDHIRTTKGLPEDDAMKTAINEFKKTFIKSE, encoded by the coding sequence ATGAGCATCAAGGCGGAAGAAATCAGCGCGCTGATAAAAAAGCAAATTGAAAACTATCAGTCTGAGATGAAAGTAAGCGACGTAGGTACAGTTATCCAAATCGGTGACGGTATCGCTCGTGCTCATGGCCTCGACAATGTCATGGCTGGAGAGCTTGTTGAATTTTCTAACGGTGTCATGGGTATGGCACAGAACTTAGAAGAAAACAACGTTGGTATCATCATTCTCGGACCATATACTGACATTCGTGAAGGCGATGAGGTTCGTCGTACTGGGCGTATCATGGAAGTACCAGTAGGACAAGAACTAGTTGGTCGTGTAGTAAACTCACTTGGACAACCAGTTGATGGATTGGGTCCAATCGCAACAACTAAAACGCGTCCGATTGAAAGCGGGGCACCTGGTGTTATGGATCGTAAATCCGTACATGAGCCGCTTCAAACGGGTATCAAAGCGATCGATGCATTAGTTCCAATCGGTCGTGGACAACGTGAATTGATCATCGGTGACCGTCAAACAGGTAAAACATCTGTTGCCATCGATGCGATCCTGAACCAAAAAGACCAGGACATGGTATGTATCTACGTAGCCATCGGTCAAAAAGAATCAACAGTACGTAACGCGGTAGAAACATTGCGTAAGCACGGTGCATTGGATTACACAATCGTTGTAACGGCATCAGCTGCTTCACCGGCTCCGATGCTATTCTTAGCACCATACGCTGGTATCACAATGGCTGAAGAATTCATGCACAGTGGCAAGCACGTTCTTGTCGTGTACGATGATCTTTCCAAGCAGGCTTCTGCTTACCGTGAGCTTTCCCTACTATTACGTCGTCCTCCAGGCCGTGAAGCATTCCCTGGTGACGTATTCTACTTGCACTCTCGTTTACTCGAGCGTGCGGCGAAATTGAGTGATGCAAAAGGTGGAGGTTCCATCACGGCATTGCCATTCGTTGAAACACAAGCAGGAGATATCTCCGCTTATATCCCGACAAACGTTATATCCATCACGGATGGACAGATTTTCTTACAATCTGACCTATTCTTCTCCGGTGTACGTCCGGCGATCAATGCGGGTCTTTCCGTATCACGTGTTGGTGGATCTGCACAAATCAAAGCAATGAAGAAGGTTTCCGGTACGCTTCGTCTTGACTTAGCCGCTTACCGTGAGCTTGAAGCATTCGCTCAGTTCGGATCGGATCTTGATAAAGCGACTCAGGCGAAACTGAATCGTGGAGCTCGTACTGTAGAAGTACTGAAGCAGGATCTTAACAAACCACTTAAAGTTGAAAAACAAGTCATGATCTTCTATGCACTGATTAAAGGTCATTTAGATGATATTCCAGTTGTAGATATCCGTCGTTTCGAGTCTGAACTTCTAAGCTGGTTAGATCACAACCATACTGAACTGTTAGACCATATTCGTACGACGAAAGGTCTTCCTGAAGATGATGCAATGAAAACCGCGATCAATGAATTCAAGAAGACATTCATCAAGTCTGAATAA
- a CDS encoding VanZ family protein has translation MKKLLKYVLTAAPFLYMILIWVMSSNPDDAVLRLPDDGMDRFIKESLHLVEFGILYALFVVALLAHGRLRFTLNFMVALIAIFYGFIDEIHQSFVPYRSSTMIDAAKDLIGVTVLFWIVNRTYFRNPDHRLTRAMKRFEAYVKKD, from the coding sequence ATGAAGAAGTTACTTAAATATGTGCTGACGGCTGCGCCTTTTCTTTATATGATCCTGATTTGGGTCATGTCGAGCAATCCTGATGATGCCGTGCTGCGGTTACCTGATGATGGGATGGACCGTTTCATTAAGGAATCACTCCACTTGGTTGAGTTCGGGATTTTATATGCATTGTTTGTCGTCGCACTGCTCGCACACGGAAGGCTTCGGTTCACATTGAATTTCATGGTCGCACTGATAGCTATTTTTTATGGATTCATAGATGAGATCCATCAATCCTTCGTGCCGTACCGGTCTTCCACGATGATTGATGCCGCCAAGGATTTGATTGGGGTCACCGTCCTATTTTGGATCGTGAACCGCACGTATTTCCGAAATCCGGATCACAGGTTGACGAGGGCGATGAAGAGGTTTGAAGCATATGTAAAAAAGGATTGA
- a CDS encoding DUF2642 domain-containing protein has translation MKNVYSAFTGEAVMIELTGKKAINGFLIEVGSEVLIVYNGDDYIYISTSHIKNMSVVSKESIGIDEPSVSPQLEQEDQLSLRKILTTAKGVFLEIYTTGNQPIHGYITGIMNNYFAFYSPVYKTMYISLQHLKWLIPYSTNLSPYRLSKENLPVNPSNSITLARSFEVQLEKLSGHLVVLNLGVQEEMIGKIERVSDNIMELITAKGESTYLNMQHIQTVHLP, from the coding sequence ATGAAAAATGTCTATTCTGCATTCACCGGTGAAGCAGTCATGATCGAACTTACCGGAAAAAAAGCCATCAACGGATTTTTGATCGAGGTCGGCAGCGAGGTCCTGATCGTCTATAACGGAGACGATTATATCTATATCTCCACTTCTCATATAAAAAATATGTCGGTTGTATCGAAGGAATCCATCGGGATCGATGAACCGTCTGTAAGCCCACAGCTCGAACAGGAAGATCAATTATCCCTGCGAAAAATTTTGACCACGGCCAAGGGAGTCTTCCTTGAAATTTACACAACGGGCAATCAGCCGATACACGGTTATATCACAGGGATCATGAACAATTACTTTGCCTTCTATTCCCCTGTTTACAAAACGATGTACATCTCCCTGCAGCATCTGAAATGGCTGATTCCCTATTCCACCAATCTTTCTCCCTATCGCTTGAGTAAGGAAAATCTGCCTGTCAATCCGTCAAATTCCATCACCCTGGCCAGAAGCTTCGAGGTTCAACTTGAAAAATTGAGCGGGCACCTCGTGGTATTAAACCTGGGAGTTCAGGAAGAAATGATCGGCAAGATCGAGAGAGTGTCGGATAATATCATGGAATTGATTACAGCCAAGGGCGAATCGACCTACTTGAATATGCAGCATATCCAAACCGTCCATTTGCCATAA
- the spoIID gene encoding stage II sporulation protein D, translating to MKQLKPVVIIFSIFISIIFLVPTLLVLPFSSDKDTANLDEKLKNTPSVEELADSVEVSVYRSGQDLIEKLPLEQYVVGVVAGEMPADFEKEALKAQALAARTYMVNQLMSDDPSVPKGADVTDTVSHQVYKNQKELATLWGSDYDWKIKKISEAVLETKGKVLTYDDKPITAAFFSTSNGYTENSEAYWTDDIPYLRSVESPWDKASPKFEDQKIIPINEFKKKLGVTLPKDGSVGTITSRTEGKRVAKVEINGKEFTGREIRDKLGLRSSDFTWYLKDDHIVIATKGFGHGVGMSQYGANGMAKEGKNYKDIVTHYYKDVKITESSKLLQKVTAQR from the coding sequence ATGAAGCAGTTGAAACCCGTAGTGATCATCTTCTCAATCTTTATCAGCATCATCTTTCTTGTACCCACTCTGCTGGTACTCCCATTTTCATCAGACAAGGACACGGCAAACCTGGACGAAAAATTGAAAAATACACCATCCGTTGAAGAATTGGCAGACTCAGTCGAGGTGTCGGTGTATCGATCCGGTCAGGATCTCATCGAAAAACTTCCCCTTGAGCAGTATGTCGTAGGGGTAGTGGCGGGGGAAATGCCGGCGGATTTTGAAAAGGAAGCATTGAAGGCACAGGCCCTTGCAGCAAGGACCTATATGGTGAATCAGCTTATGTCAGATGATCCTTCTGTGCCGAAGGGAGCCGATGTGACGGATACGGTATCCCATCAGGTGTATAAAAACCAAAAGGAACTGGCCACCCTATGGGGCTCAGACTATGACTGGAAAATCAAGAAGATTTCAGAAGCGGTCCTGGAAACAAAGGGGAAAGTTCTCACATATGATGATAAGCCGATTACGGCCGCATTCTTCTCGACAAGTAACGGCTATACGGAAAACTCAGAGGCGTATTGGACAGATGATATCCCGTATTTACGGAGTGTAGAAAGTCCTTGGGACAAAGCATCACCCAAGTTTGAAGATCAAAAGATCATTCCGATCAATGAATTCAAAAAGAAGCTCGGTGTCACACTGCCTAAGGACGGGTCGGTGGGGACGATCACATCAAGGACCGAAGGCAAAAGGGTGGCGAAGGTAGAAATCAATGGGAAAGAATTCACAGGGCGTGAGATCAGGGATAAATTGGGCCTCAGATCCTCAGACTTCACCTGGTACCTGAAGGATGACCACATCGTCATTGCCACAAAAGGTTTCGGCCATGGAGTCGGGATGAGCCAGTACGGGGCAAACGGGATGGCGAAGGAAGGCAAGAATTATAAAGATATCGTGACCCATTATTATAAAGACGTCAAAATAACGGAATCGAGCAAACTCCTGCAAAAGGTGACGGCACAAAGATAA
- a CDS encoding YwmB family TATA-box binding protein produces MSRYFYIILIFLVGLGFLPVINGNNTIVAKHLLDIEKLDQAIVHSQGQITEWSLYARENKKSFTNKGFAKYSTTMQETFSDFDWETEKSAEGVVVVGQRQTSHGEETIKFQHTPTNGHSVSYIMYEMRGNQKALGEKTKQYIKSEFIPNMEIIFTSKPMIFSCIKGEFNDKLEKVLSNQAVELMSKLDAKELESLKEEDFYSISAYSEQMSRTIPTKNDDMNIQLGLRKSGMGAKTTFVIGTPILIIEY; encoded by the coding sequence ATGAGTCGGTATTTTTACATTATTTTAATCTTTTTGGTTGGATTAGGTTTTCTTCCTGTCATTAATGGGAACAACACTATCGTAGCCAAACATTTATTAGACATTGAAAAGCTTGATCAAGCCATTGTTCATTCTCAAGGTCAGATAACTGAATGGTCTCTATATGCAAGAGAAAACAAAAAAAGCTTCACGAATAAAGGGTTTGCCAAATATAGTACTACTATGCAGGAAACATTTTCTGATTTTGACTGGGAGACAGAAAAGTCCGCTGAAGGAGTAGTGGTTGTGGGACAACGTCAGACGTCTCACGGGGAAGAAACCATTAAGTTCCAGCATACCCCCACAAACGGGCATTCAGTATCGTACATTATGTATGAAATGCGCGGAAATCAGAAAGCGTTGGGAGAAAAGACGAAGCAGTATATCAAGTCTGAATTCATCCCAAATATGGAAATCATTTTCACTTCTAAACCTATGATTTTCTCTTGTATAAAAGGCGAATTCAATGATAAGCTTGAGAAAGTTTTGTCGAATCAGGCTGTCGAACTAATGTCGAAATTAGACGCAAAAGAACTGGAATCACTTAAAGAAGAAGACTTTTATTCCATTTCAGCTTACTCGGAACAAATGTCACGGACTATACCTACAAAAAATGATGATATGAATATACAACTAGGTCTACGGAAAAGCGGAATGGGCGCTAAGACAACCTTTGTGATTGGCACACCCATCCTAATTATTGAATATTAA
- the atpD gene encoding F0F1 ATP synthase subunit beta, producing MNKGHVLQVMGPVVDVKFASGQLPDIYNSLKIQIADRAELTLEVALHLGDDSVRTIAMASTDGLQRGAEVLDTGAPISVPVGDVTLGRVFNVLGESIDLDEPLAAGIRRDPIHRQAPTFDQLSTEVEILETGIKVVDLLAPYIKGGKIGLFGGAGVGKTVLIQELINNIAQEHGGISVFAGVGERTREGNDLYHEMSDSGVIKKTAMVFGQMNEPPGARMRVALTGLTMAEYFRDEQGQDVLLFIDNIFRFTQAGSEVSALLGRMPSAVGYQPTLATEMGQLQERITSTNVGSVTSIQAIYVPADDYTDPAPATTFAHLDATTNLERKLSEMGIYPAVDPLASTSRALSPDIVGEEHYNVARNVQQTLQRYKELQDIIAILGMDELSDDDKLTVQRARRVQFFLSQNFHVAEQFTGQKGSYVEVKDTVKGFVDILAGKYDHIPEDAFRLVGPIEDVLAAAKEMGVEV from the coding sequence ATGAACAAAGGACACGTTCTTCAAGTAATGGGTCCAGTTGTTGATGTCAAGTTCGCCAGCGGCCAACTTCCTGATATCTACAACTCTTTAAAGATCCAAATTGCAGATAGAGCTGAACTTACATTAGAGGTTGCCCTTCACCTAGGTGATGATTCTGTACGTACGATCGCAATGGCATCTACGGATGGTTTACAACGTGGAGCCGAAGTACTCGATACAGGAGCACCAATCTCTGTACCAGTAGGGGATGTAACGTTAGGTCGTGTATTCAACGTTCTGGGTGAATCAATCGATTTAGACGAGCCTCTAGCAGCAGGTATCCGTCGTGATCCGATTCACAGACAGGCACCTACATTCGATCAACTTTCTACAGAAGTTGAGATTCTTGAAACAGGTATCAAAGTAGTAGACTTACTTGCTCCATACATCAAGGGTGGTAAGATCGGTCTATTCGGTGGTGCCGGTGTTGGTAAAACCGTATTAATCCAGGAGCTTATCAATAACATCGCCCAAGAGCACGGTGGTATCTCTGTATTCGCCGGTGTTGGAGAGCGTACTCGTGAAGGAAATGACCTTTATCACGAGATGAGCGATTCTGGCGTTATCAAGAAAACAGCGATGGTATTCGGACAAATGAACGAACCGCCTGGTGCGCGTATGCGTGTTGCCTTGACGGGTCTGACAATGGCTGAATACTTCCGTGATGAGCAAGGTCAAGACGTACTTCTGTTCATCGATAACATCTTCCGATTCACGCAAGCAGGTTCAGAGGTTTCTGCCCTACTAGGCCGTATGCCATCTGCCGTTGGTTACCAGCCGACACTTGCGACTGAAATGGGTCAACTGCAAGAGCGTATCACGTCAACAAACGTAGGTTCTGTAACATCGATCCAAGCGATCTATGTACCTGCCGATGACTACACGGATCCGGCTCCTGCAACAACTTTCGCTCACCTTGATGCAACAACGAACCTTGAGCGTAAGCTTTCTGAAATGGGTATCTATCCTGCGGTAGATCCATTGGCATCGACTTCCCGTGCTCTTTCTCCAGACATCGTTGGAGAAGAACACTACAATGTTGCACGTAACGTTCAACAGACGTTACAACGCTATAAAGAACTTCAAGATATCATCGCGATCCTTGGTATGGATGAGCTTTCTGATGATGATAAGCTGACAGTACAACGCGCACGCCGCGTACAGTTCTTCTTATCTCAAAACTTCCACGTTGCAGAACAGTTCACAGGCCAAAAAGGTTCTTACGTAGAAGTGAAGGACACAGTAAAAGGCTTCGTTGATATTCTTGCAGGTAAATACGACCACATTCCAGAAGATGCATTCCGTCTTGTAGGTCCGATCGAGGACGTACTGGCTGCAGCTAAAGAAATGGGCGTAGAGGTATAA
- a CDS encoding F0F1 ATP synthase subunit gamma, with amino-acid sequence MASLRDIQTRITSTKKTSQITKAMEMVSASKLNRAETNAKSFVPYMNKIQEVVTSVAAGSQGVRNPMLVSRPVKRTGYLVITSDRGLAGAYNSSVIRAVSNRIKESHSSNDEFAIIALGRVGADFFRKKGFNVLESVTGLPDQPNFADIKDIANKAVGMFSAEAYDELYMFYNHYVSAIQQDVTEKKVLPLTDLTPSGKLASYEFEPSAEEILEVLLPQYAESLIFGALLDGKASEHAARMTAMRNATDNAKEIISDLTLKFNRARQAAITQEITEIVGGAAALE; translated from the coding sequence GTGGCATCGTTACGCGATATACAAACTCGTATTACTTCTACCAAAAAGACAAGTCAAATCACCAAAGCAATGGAAATGGTATCAGCTTCTAAATTGAATCGTGCGGAGACGAATGCTAAGTCATTCGTACCTTACATGAATAAAATCCAAGAAGTGGTGACATCCGTTGCAGCGGGCAGTCAAGGTGTGAGGAATCCGATGCTAGTCTCCCGCCCCGTTAAAAGAACCGGGTATCTGGTCATTACATCAGACCGTGGTTTGGCGGGGGCATATAACAGCAGTGTAATCCGTGCTGTTAGCAATCGAATTAAAGAAAGTCACAGCTCGAATGATGAATTTGCCATTATTGCTCTGGGCCGTGTCGGTGCTGATTTCTTCCGTAAAAAAGGCTTTAATGTCCTTGAGTCGGTAACGGGTCTTCCGGATCAACCGAATTTCGCCGACATTAAAGATATCGCAAACAAAGCGGTGGGTATGTTCTCTGCCGAGGCATACGATGAACTGTACATGTTCTATAACCACTATGTCAGTGCGATCCAACAGGATGTTACGGAGAAAAAAGTGTTACCGTTAACGGATCTGACTCCTTCAGGAAAGCTTGCTTCATATGAATTCGAGCCTTCTGCAGAGGAAATCCTTGAGGTATTGCTTCCTCAATACGCTGAAAGCCTGATTTTCGGGGCGTTACTTGACGGTAAAGCAAGTGAGCACGCCGCCCGTATGACAGCGATGAGAAATGCAACCGATAATGCAAAAGAAATCATCAGTGACCTTACACTGAAATTTAACCGTGCGCGTCAAGCAGCGATCACTCAGGAAATCACGGAGATCGTCGGCGGGGCTGCGGCACTCGAATAG
- the murA gene encoding UDP-N-acetylglucosamine 1-carboxyvinyltransferase, which produces MEKIIVRGGQRLSGTVQVEGAKNAVLPVIAATLLASEGKSKITNVPPLSDVYTINEVLRHLNTDVEFNNGEVIVNASRELFIEAPFEYVRKMRASVLVMGSLLGRTGKARVALPGGCAIGSRPIDQHLKGFEAMGAKVKVGNGFIEAEVDGRLKGAKVYLDFPSVGATENIMMAAVLAEGTTILENVAKEPEIVDLANFLNKMGGSVVGAGTGTIRIEGVDRLYGVEHSIIPDRIEAGTFMVAAAITQGNVLVKGAIPEHLSSLVAKMEEMGVTIIDEEEGLRVIGPEKLKSVDIKTMPHPGFPTDMQSQMMALLLAADGTSVITETVFENRFMHAEEFRRMGADIKIEGRSVIMNGPTPLQGAEVAATDLRAAAALSIAGLVADGYTRVTELKHLDRGYVNFHQKLAGLGADIERVKEVEETPVSEQQDMIKDA; this is translated from the coding sequence TTGGAAAAAATTATCGTCCGCGGCGGTCAGCGTTTAAGCGGTACAGTGCAAGTTGAAGGAGCAAAGAATGCCGTTTTACCAGTCATCGCTGCTACATTATTAGCAAGTGAAGGAAAAAGTAAAATTACAAATGTACCACCACTCTCCGATGTATATACGATCAATGAAGTATTACGTCATTTAAATACAGATGTAGAGTTTAACAATGGTGAAGTCATCGTGAATGCATCTAGAGAGTTGTTTATTGAAGCACCGTTCGAATATGTGCGTAAAATGCGTGCATCCGTTCTTGTAATGGGTTCACTCTTAGGCCGTACGGGTAAAGCGCGTGTCGCTCTTCCTGGAGGCTGTGCGATTGGATCAAGACCGATTGACCAACACTTAAAGGGCTTCGAGGCAATGGGAGCCAAAGTGAAGGTAGGAAATGGTTTCATCGAAGCGGAAGTAGACGGAAGATTGAAGGGTGCCAAGGTGTATCTGGACTTCCCAAGCGTTGGGGCAACAGAAAACATCATGATGGCAGCCGTTCTTGCAGAAGGAACAACCATCCTTGAGAACGTAGCAAAAGAACCTGAAATCGTCGACTTAGCCAACTTCCTGAACAAAATGGGAGGAAGCGTGGTAGGTGCAGGAACCGGCACGATCCGTATCGAAGGTGTAGACCGTCTATACGGTGTCGAGCACAGCATCATCCCTGACCGTATCGAAGCAGGAACCTTCATGGTGGCAGCTGCGATCACTCAAGGTAATGTCCTTGTAAAAGGTGCGATTCCGGAACATTTATCTTCATTAGTGGCGAAGATGGAAGAGATGGGCGTTACGATCATCGATGAAGAAGAAGGTCTTCGTGTCATTGGACCGGAGAAACTGAAATCCGTCGATATCAAAACGATGCCTCATCCAGGTTTCCCGACAGATATGCAATCTCAAATGATGGCATTGCTTCTGGCAGCTGACGGTACCAGCGTCATCACGGAAACCGTATTTGAAAATCGTTTCATGCATGCGGAAGAATTCCGTCGCATGGGAGCAGACATCAAGATCGAAGGACGCTCTGTCATCATGAACGGACCAACACCTCTTCAAGGGGCAGAAGTGGCTGCAACGGATCTTCGTGCTGCAGCGGCACTTTCCATCGCTGGTCTAGTGGCAGACGGTTATACTCGCGTAACAGAACTGAAGCATTTAGATCGTGGATATGTGAACTTCCATCAGAAGCTAGCAGGCCTTGGAGCCGATATCGAGCGTGTGAAGGAAGTCGAAGAAACACCTGTTTCTGAGCAGCAAGACATGATTAAGGATGCGTAA
- a CDS encoding arsenic transporter, whose amino-acid sequence MPDNMFWFMTIIFSLTIIVMLWRPFGINETIPTSIGAAIVLLIGIVPFSDVFTIVDIVSGAALTILSTIMMSIVLESIGFFRVVAVNIVNRSRGSGLRLYVYVMLLCFMMTMFFNNDGSILITTPIIIHMTSLLKLKNHQKIPYLLSGALIATAASAPIAVSNISNLIALKIVGLTLQDYVQMMFVPSMVAILVIAYLLYLYFRKSIPKKILDVSINWKKDAQAYSYSHPLSSNEQKKEIDFTLIKYCLLIVVLTRAAFFALTPFGIPLEIIGMVGAVILIFLRYMRTRMGFMDIVRKTPWHVLLFAFNMYVLVYGLKNVGLSDFIVDQFRDHIVGQPFNASIIMGIFLTVISNLFNNLPAVMIGTLSITEMGLDPHILQIAYLANVLGSDIGALLTPVGTLATLIWMFILKTHGIKISWSRYLRVTIFVVPISLLVGLYSLYLWIEWLF is encoded by the coding sequence ATGCCCGATAATATGTTTTGGTTTATGACGATCATTTTTTCCCTTACCATCATTGTCATGTTATGGAGACCGTTCGGGATCAATGAAACCATCCCTACATCCATCGGGGCGGCCATCGTCCTTCTTATCGGGATCGTTCCCTTCAGCGATGTGTTTACCATCGTCGATATCGTGAGCGGGGCCGCTCTTACGATATTATCGACGATCATGATGTCCATCGTCCTTGAGAGTATCGGTTTCTTCCGGGTCGTCGCCGTGAATATTGTCAACAGGTCGAGGGGTTCGGGACTCAGGTTGTATGTCTATGTGATGTTATTATGTTTTATGATGACCATGTTCTTTAATAACGACGGCAGCATCCTCATCACCACTCCGATCATCATCCATATGACCTCCCTATTGAAGCTCAAGAACCATCAGAAAATCCCCTACCTGCTTTCAGGTGCCCTTATTGCCACTGCCGCCAGTGCACCCATCGCCGTCAGCAATATTTCGAATCTCATAGCCCTGAAAATCGTCGGTCTCACCCTGCAGGACTACGTTCAGATGATGTTCGTGCCATCCATGGTCGCCATCCTCGTCATCGCCTATCTTCTCTACCTCTACTTCCGCAAATCAATCCCGAAAAAAATCCTGGATGTCTCGATCAACTGGAAAAAAGATGCCCAAGCCTACTCCTACTCACACCCTCTTTCCTCCAATGAGCAGAAGAAAGAAATCGATTTTACCCTGATCAAGTATTGTTTGCTGATTGTCGTTCTCACCCGGGCCGCCTTTTTTGCCCTGACCCCTTTTGGCATACCACTTGAAATCATCGGTATGGTCGGGGCCGTCATTCTGATCTTCCTCAGGTACATGCGGACAAGGATGGGCTTCATGGATATTGTCCGAAAGACGCCTTGGCATGTTCTGTTATTCGCTTTTAATATGTATGTGCTGGTGTATGGGCTGAAAAATGTCGGATTAAGCGACTTCATCGTCGACCAATTCAGGGATCATATTGTCGGACAGCCTTTCAATGCCAGTATCATCATGGGGATCTTCCTTACCGTGATCTCCAATCTCTTTAACAATCTGCCGGCGGTGATGATCGGCACCCTATCCATCACGGAAATGGGACTGGATCCCCACATTTTACAGATTGCTTATTTAGCCAATGTGCTGGGGAGTGACATCGGTGCGTTGTTGACACCAGTGGGAACCCTCGCCACATTGATTTGGATGTTCATCTTAAAGACTCATGGAATCAAGATTTCCTGGAGCCGCTATCTGAGGGTGACCATATTCGTTGTCCCAATCAGCCTACTAGTCGGATTATACAGTTTGTACCTTTGGATAGAGTGGTTATTTTAA